The nucleotide sequence TATGGACATTACGATGTGATGCCAGTTGATCCAATTGAGCTTTGGAAATCGAAACCATTTGAGCCGGAAATTAGAGATGGCAAAATTTGGGCACGTGGTGCCGACGACGATAAAGGTCAGGCATATATGCACGCCAAAGCTTTCGAACTAATGGTAAACACAAATACATTAGATTGTAATGTAAAATTTATGATTGAAGGCGAAGAAGAAATCGGATCGCCAAGTTTGGGTAAATGGTGCGAAGAAAACCAAGAAATGCTAAAAGCTGATATAATTTTGGTTTCGGATACAGGAATGATTGCTCCAGATATTCCATCTATCACAACAGGTTTGCGAGGTTTGGCTTTTATGGAAGTAGAAGTTACAGGGCCAAACAAAGATTTACATTCAGGGATTTTTGGTGGAGCAGTTGCCAACCCGGCAAATGTTCTTGCAAAAATGATAGCCTCACTTACCGACGAAAATAATAAAGTTACAATTCCCGGCTTCTACAATGATGTTTTGGAAGTTTCGACAGAAGAAAGAGCAGAAATGGCAAAAGCTCCTTTCAATTTAGGAAATTACGAAAAAGCTCTTGATTTGACAGAGGTTGATGGCGAAAAAGGATATTCTACAAATGAGAGAACAGGAATTCGTCCGTCGCTTGATGTAAATGGAATTTGGGGTGGATATATTGGCGAGGGAGCCAAAACTGTTCTGCCTGCGAAAGCAAATGCGAAAATTTCAATGCGACTTGTACCATATCAAAATAGCGATAAAATTGCCAAATTGTTTGAAGATCATTTCAAAAAAATAGCTCCTTCATCTGTAAGAGTTGAAGTAAAAGCTCTTCATGGAGGCGAGGCATACGTTTCACCGGTTGATATGATTGCATATAAAGCAGCAGAAAGTGCTTATGGCGAATCGTTTGGGAAAAAACCTATACCTGTTAGAAGTGGCGGTAGTATTCCAATAATTTCTACCTTCGAAAAAGTACTTGGAATTAAGTCAATTCTTATGGGATTTGGACTTGAATCGGATGCAATTCATTCGCCAAACGAGAACTATCCTTTATTTAATTTTTATAAAGGAATTGAGACTATCCCATTGTTTTATAAGTATTTTGCTCAGATGATGAAATAGGTTTCATTTTAATTTCTGATGATACAAATAGATTTTTTTATTTTGTCATGTAAAAGATTTTATTGTATATTTGATAAAAATTAAAGCTGGGATAATGCGTTTTTTGTAAGTTTTAGTTGATCATTTAGTTGTTTATAAATTATTCCAGATTTAGGAAAGAGGAGCAAAAGCTCC is from Bacteroidota bacterium and encodes:
- a CDS encoding dipeptidase, whose translation is MDYIKNYVETNKERFLEELFDLIRIPSISSIADHKPDMVKTAEFWKDAILKAGADKAEVMPSAGNPVVYGEKIIGDDKPTVLVYGHYDVMPVDPIELWKSKPFEPEIRDGKIWARGADDDKGQAYMHAKAFELMVNTNTLDCNVKFMIEGEEEIGSPSLGKWCEENQEMLKADIILVSDTGMIAPDIPSITTGLRGLAFMEVEVTGPNKDLHSGIFGGAVANPANVLAKMIASLTDENNKVTIPGFYNDVLEVSTEERAEMAKAPFNLGNYEKALDLTEVDGEKGYSTNERTGIRPSLDVNGIWGGYIGEGAKTVLPAKANAKISMRLVPYQNSDKIAKLFEDHFKKIAPSSVRVEVKALHGGEAYVSPVDMIAYKAAESAYGESFGKKPIPVRSGGSIPIISTFEKVLGIKSILMGFGLESDAIHSPNENYPLFNFYKGIETIPLFYKYFAQMMK